One Ferribacterium limneticum genomic window, AACAACTGTTCCATTGTCAGGAAGGGAAACCTCGACTTGAGCTCCTGCTACATTGTCCAGTCTGCCATCTTGGCTACGTATTGCTACGTTTCCACCAACGAAGGCAGCCTTTGTCCGTTCAAGACCGCGATAGTAGATACGTGGACGCGTCTTCAAGAGTGGCTTTATCGTGGTCAATTGTTCTCTCTCAACGATTGCAGCCATTTCGTCATCGGAAACCTTCAGTGATCGCAATGCGCCTGTCGGACAAACTTGAACACACCGCGGCTCTTTCCAGCCACCATCGAGAAGATGTGCGTCAAAAGGCCAATGTTGTGGCAGTTGTTCTGCCTCGTTCCAAGAGATAGCACCATAGGGGCAAGAATTGACCAGTGCCTTGTTACCTTTGGCCTTAACCGGGTCGATGATCACGATACCGTCAGGACGCTTGGTCACAGCGCCCTCACCTGCCTTTATGCACGGCGCGTCATCACAATGGTTACAGGTCCGCGGAATGTAACTAACATCAACAAGCGAACCACTTCCCCGGACGACTTGGTCGATCGCGAACCACTCGTGGCCTGACGGTGGCTGAGGTGCCGAATACCCCGGAAATGCATTGCCAACGTATTCATCTTTGATCGCCAAAGCGCAATTGTTGCAATTGCAGCACTTATCGACATCGACGATCATGTTCCACTTAATCATGCTGCCTCCTTCACTACAACTCGATCCCATTTCTTTACTTCAACCAGGCAAGAGTTCGGGGATATTCCAGCTGCGGTCTGGGTCATCATGCGTCCCGGTGTCAAGAGGTTGAGACACCCCCCCCGATCCACAAGACCCTCTGGAGTTTGAATTTGATCGAACTCGGCCGCAGATCCAAA contains:
- a CDS encoding 4Fe-4S dicluster domain-containing protein, which produces MIKWNMIVDVDKCCNCNNCALAIKDEYVGNAFPGYSAPQPPSGHEWFAIDQVVRGSGSLVDVSYIPRTCNHCDDAPCIKAGEGAVTKRPDGIVIIDPVKAKGNKALVNSCPYGAISWNEAEQLPQHWPFDAHLLDGGWKEPRCVQVCPTGALRSLKVSDDEMAAIVEREQLTTIKPLLKTRPRIYYRGLERTKAAFVGGNVAIRSQDGRLDNVAGAQVEVSLPDNGTVVRVVTDHFGDFRADGFNASGKSYFVRVSHSEFGEAMYSGELHSSVNIGTVELRVG